A genomic window from Chrysoperla carnea chromosome 3, inChrCarn1.1, whole genome shotgun sequence includes:
- the LOC123296568 gene encoding F-actin-monooxygenase Mical-like isoform X1, producing the protein MDNVRGNRTGGVGHGKVSPFDEGAALATDVFDHFCAATTLKSILGLHRHMCDLLKLRPTNLPLFYPKLKLKLRSWKAQALWKRLDIRANHKCYGRGKACASTRVLVIGAGPCGLRAAIECQLLGAKVVVIEKRDRLSRNNVLHLWPFVIHDLRALGAKKFFGKFCAGAIDHISIRQLQCILLKVALLLGVEIHEGVGFESLVPPTEIENEKHGWHASVSPEDHPVSHYEFDVLIGADGKRNTLDGFKRKEFRGKLAIAITANFINKHSEAEARVQEISGVAFIFNQKFFKDLYQETGIDLENIVYYKDETHYFVMTAKKHSLIDKGVILQDVPDTAKLLAPENVDREALMKYAREAADFSTNYQMPNLEFAVNHYGQPDVAMFDFTSMYAAENASRVVERNGYRLLMCLVGDSLLEPFWPTGSGCARGFLSSLDACWAVRSWGSGSSNPLEVLAERESVYRLLGQTTPENLQRDYAAYTLCPSTRYPNLNRFLVTPVQVRYLYDTDNTERIEIPIIQDINAPGNEVQKKKRKRDTQVHPDTLLHWIQKQVSAYSLKIENITESFKNGLVLCAIIHRYRPELVDWSSLKPENIVENNQLAFDLLEKELGIPPVMTGEEMAECTTPDKLTMLSYLSQIYETFHGEIPQTIKHLKIDMKELKKEYPQTKLKTLTASDWKKNHDIGIVNPTSSTHITPRSSGKHVTRTSHLSSADRRRKRRSADKAAEIREAEIIQNRNERMSRRRQNRKNQTEQFYKSMHMLTSNAKYDDSVPFEDYSIYLYRQTAANFGDRVKNLEQRLLFGDREHRYQDIRGTDENFSGRIKNIEQKLKNRPGVQEKKPPDLLRAIGKIESSDWNVREIEKKIMENKLGKNKNNHEKEKVPKWNREQFVARQSKMERKANLERADSLNEKYTEIDKSLKVLDKKLKEGTILEQGQRGNNKVASMAEQFDVKSTDSDSKNQVISKSGSKSAINLPAKGGSEMCHFCGTRVYLMERLSAEGRFFHRGCFRCQYCSINLRLGFYVFDAQHGNKFYCPQHAGMQGKTRNIEKAKNINTKMEKDTLDAKTTAGKGQTPERIEFANLVQSGHVSENEEPPSQMDEDEWTDRNFGQSTAELDSSDLSDSDSDDLYEEALERAGEVQLNTNDNKATRYLGDSPNSDNDNSSDDESSYYDYSSDGDGKDSVTDEEEIILAREMRRLEYDVQERLVLTDTDTTGSDTEVASDEETESSEESRDSATEISTDSEFKLDGATPTMEIPPILLNDAFVTKTRGSYVSPKKIQIKYIKTKESDYAENKKQLKEKDEDIHLEIKPIVPDISTLAPKAPLNQKGGFYFLNRTHSTEGIASKVSLELKKQYLLGSANVSNNIQKSGSASMLDSKLKSFHSNISEHQKLLNPSPSISPTMQTVFNNTPPKIQHTPTLSPTHLKEEPKTDSTSDKYNKLCCLNVQKSDSENDGVSGKFGLAPSDSPNAGLSHQSNPVSSHTDDTVQTIKAVESDNKNNDIQETSIIVPDLPRYNNNRELTTQTSSSFDDVDTDSLSSFDENHSMEKQYHELSHSSSTTNNLTVPKLQINDGSEEPEDMAMDSLLVIQEPEKEANKIPSKNIDMNYTVSWKPLEGPENHRRGSLKSEPKVLNQPKLLDQSPVKLLDIHNLAELSVRKSSSDISLSSTDSNRDITGAALTETELSDWARDENVSDDLDDMKMDADFDTNRKKLKEPKFKNKLLIASAKNPNLDDLNIGHVCGRDSKIDFNTIPTHLADLDSIEFMDTVSEDNNVFDNVTSATNMAMLRNQGYVQFVNVDTHNLQLTSGNSYLKSNNNEDINLTSSARKQLFTKPEKNNSLHRKIDKDGGDDILSNRSNKNSLKMNEECNINAKDSKIKTEENVENSKEYLEHVTRLQNKITEFGNVRDSIDVRKSKGKSKSSLSSSPSSKSDNSPKHKETTPPPPSPKQQLHLSTSEKLKEITKERAKQKDLIHEMVMNKLKAEKKLQSNRKKSIQDSNSADKKVIKKDLPQLSTYTLQKSTTDTELFRNSPTRSNKNKSPAPSGGGLTKSREDLSSHNTIMRKSTSEHTDMLNPRQFEKPQRHSVVFETDVIESNPPTFHRSSSINEHLMFTIKNISTNDSSSSPLFSSEVVPSSSSSKKPNRTKSFSEISREARIGIQKSVSGHGLSDLVRRNRDRNSAYFKSEPCLAEKNNERKPAGEKRKSIIQAVSNFFHKRKEVEPIGKSSRSNSSPGDSSSKERFSLFRISPKSRDKSKKPLSFRKESPTKMSRKSYSPRSRSSSIEKDAPPVPPLPPLEYVLNSSHRTGDESLSETDFQRERAWSSDALDFSETGRLSVDDLDQRKHMRMSQQKRLRIAQEIQRKLEETEVKTRDLESRGVELEKILRGEDSSAVEKKVDESALLAEWLTLMRELAALRRYERELLARAEDLRLEERHSLLQTKLRSSSGSSKGPTEQVSDSAIMDQLLDINEKRESLALILERNHQRYVKEDSDLEALMLAKGLQLTSFKKSPSK; encoded by the exons gttgtCATCGAAAAAAGAGATCGATTATCACGAAATAATGTACTTCATTTATGGCCGTTTGTTATTCATGATTTACGAGCTTTAGgagcaaagaaattttttggaaaattttgcgCTGGTGCAATTGATCATATTAGTATTCGACAATTACAATGTATTTTACTTAAGGTGGCTCTTTTATTGGGTGTCGAGATCCATGAAGGAGTTGGTTTTGAATCGTTAGTGCCACCGACAGAGATTGAGAATGAAA AACATGGATGGCATGCATCGGTTTCACCTGAAGATCATCCAGTATCACATTATGAATTTGATGTACTAATTGGAGCCGATGGTAAACGAAATACATTAGATGGTTTTAAAAGGAAAGAATTTCGTGGGAAACTTGCTATTGCAATCACagctaattttattaataaacattcgGAAGCTGAAGCACGAGTTCAAGAGATTAGTGGtgttgcatttatttttaatcaaaaattttttaaagatttatatcAAGAAACAGGGatagatttagaaaatatagtttattataaaGATGAAACACATTATTTTGTAATGACCGCTAAGAAACATAGTTTAATTGATAAGGGCGTCATTCTACag gaCGTACCAGATACAGCAAAATTATTAGCTCCAGAAAATGTTGATCGAGAAGCATTAATGAAATACGCACGTGAAGCTGCTGATTTTTCAACGAACTATCAAATGCCTAATTTAGAATTTGCAGTGAATCATTATGGTCAGCCAGATGTTGCAATGTTTGATTTTACATCGATGTATGCAGCGGAAAATGCATCCAGAGTTGTCGAACGAAATGGTTACAGATTATTAATGTGTTTAGTTGGCGATAGTTTGCTTGAACCATTTTGGCCCACGGGTTCTGGATGTGCGCGTGGATTTTTATCGAGTTTAGATGCATGTTGGGCTGTACGATCTTGGGGATCAGGTAGCTCAAATCCACTTGAAGTATTAGCTGAAAGAGAATCTGTTTATCGATTGTTGGGGCAAACGACGCCAGAAAATTTACAACGAGATTATGCTGCTTATACTTTATGCCCTAGTACTAGATATCcaaatttaaatagatttttagttACGCCAGTTCAAGTTCGCTATCTTTACGATACCGATAATACTGAACGAATAGAAATACCTATTATACAAGATATCAATGCTCCTGGGAATGAAGTTCAAAAGAAGAAACGTAAACGAG ataCTCAAGTGCATCCTGACACATTATTACATTGGATACAGAAGCAGGTGTCGgcatattcattaaaaattgagaacattacagaaagttttaaaaatggtttagtATTATGTGCAATAATACATCGATATCGACCAGAATTAGTTGATTGGAGTTCATTGAAACCtgaaaatattgttgaaaataatcaattagcatttgatttattagaaaaagaatTGGGTATACCACCAGTAATGACTGGTGAAGAGATGGCTGAATGTACAACGCCAGATAAATTAACAATGCTCTCttatttatcacaaatttatGAAACTTTCCATGGTGAAATACCACAAACgattaaacatttgaaaatt GATATGAAGGAATTAAAGAAAGAATATCCTCAAACGAAACTCAAAACTTTAACGGCAAGTGATTGGAAGAAAAATCACGATATAGGTATTGTGAATCCAACTAGTTCAACGCATATTACACCTAGATCTTCTGGAAAACATGTAACGCGAACAAGTCATTTATCTTCGGCTGATCGTCGTCGTAAGCGACGTAGTGCTGATAAAGCTGCc gaaATACGTGAAGctgaaataatacaaaatcgAAATGAACGAATGTCACGTCGTcgacaaaatcgaaaaaatcaaactgaacaattttacaaaagtaTGCATATGTTAACATCAAATGCAAAATATGACGATTCTGTACCATTCGAAGATTATTCTATATACTTGTATAGACAAACGGCAGCTAATTTTGGTGATagagttaaaaatttagaacaaaGATTATTATTTGGT gATCGGGAACATCGTTATCAAGACATACGTGGTacagatgaaaatttttctggccgaataaaaaacatagaacaaaagttgaagaaTCGTCCTGGTGTACAAGAAAAGAAGCCACCGGATCTTCTACGTGCAATTGGTAAAATTGAGAGTTCTGATTGGAATGTTCGTGAAATTGAGAAGAAAATTATGGAGAATAAATtgggtaaaaacaaaaataatcatgaaaaaGAAAAAGTGCCAAAATGGAATCGTGAACAA tttgtagcaagacaatcgaaaatggaacGGAAAGCGAATTTAGAAAGGGCTGATTCTTTGAACGAAAAATATACGGAAATAGATAAATCATTAAAAGTTTTGGATAAGAAATTAAAGGAAGGTACAATTTTAGAGCAAGGACAACGTGGTAATAACAAAGTTGCGTCAATGGCTGAACAATTTGATGTTAAGTCAACTGATTCTGACAGTAAAAATCAAGTCATTTCAAAATCG ggcTCAAAGTCAGCTATAAATTTACCAGCAAAAGGTGGTTCTGAGATGTGTCATTTTTGCGGTACACGAGTTTATTTAATGGAAAGATTATCAGCCGAAGGCAGATTTTTCCATCGTGGTTGTTTCCGATGTCAATATTGCTCAATTAATTTACGCCTCGGGTTCTATGTTTTTGACGCTCAACATGGAAATAA ATTTTATTGCCCTCAACATGCAGGAATGCAAGGTAAAACACGCAATATAGAAAAGGCGAAGAATATTAATACCAAAATGGAAAAAGATACTTTGGATGCAAAAACTACAGCTGGcaaag gcCAAACTCCAGAACGTATTGAATTTGCCAATTTAGTACAAAGTGGTCATGTGTCTGAAAATGAAGAACCTCCTAGTCAAATGGATGAAGATGAATGGACTGATCGCAATTTTGGACAATCAACAGCAGAATTAGATTCATCTGATTTAAGTGATTCTGATTCTGATGACTTATATGAAGAAGCTTTAGAACGTGCTGGTGAAGTTCAACTAAATACAAATGATAACAAAGCTACAAGATACTTAGGAGATTCACCAAATTCAGATAATGATAATTCTAGTGATGATGAATCGAGTTACTATGATTATAGCAGCGATGGAG atgGAAAAGATTCGGTGACAGATGAAGAAGAAATCATATTGGCGCGTGAAATGCGTCGTTTAGAATATGATGTACAGGAGCGTTTAGTTCTTACAGATACGGACACAACAGGATCTGATACTGAG gtGGCATCGGATGAAGAAACCGAATCATCAGAAGAATCACGCGATTCAGCTACCGAAATATCAACAGATTCCGAATTCAAATTAGATGGAGCAACACCTACAATGGAAATTCCCCCAATTCTATTAAATGATGCGTTTGTAACAAAAACACGGGGCAGTTATGTATCAccgaaaaaaatccaaatcaagTATATCAAAACAAAAGAGTCCGATTatgctgaaaataaaaaacaattgaaggAAAAAGATGAAGATATACATCTTGAAATTAAACCAATTGTTCCAGATATATCAACGCTCGCACCGAAAGCACCATTAAATCAAAAGGGTggattctattttttaaatcgtacACACAGTACAGAAGGAATTGCATCAAAAGTATCTTTAGAGTTAAAGAAACAATATTTACTTGGCTCGGCAAATGTTAGtaataacatacaaaaatctggATCAGCCTCGATGTTGgactcaaaattaaaatcatttcataGCAATATTAGTGaacatcaaaaattattaaatccatCTCCCTCAATTTCACCAACTATGCAAACTGTTTTCAATAACACACCACCAAAAATACAGCATACGCCAACCTTGTCACCGACTCACTTAAAAGAAGAACCTAAAACCGATTCTACTTCGGATAAATATAACAAGCTATGTTGTTTAAACGTACAAAAATCTGATTCAGAAAATGATGGAGTTTCTGGTAAATTTGGATTAGCTCCAAGTGATTCACCAAACGCAGGCTTATCGCATCAATCAAATCCTGTATCATCCCATACGGATGATACTGTTCAAACAATTAAAGCCGTTGAAtccgataataaaaataatgatatacaaGAAACATCGATCATTGTCCCCGATTTACcacgttataataataatcgtgAATTAACAACGCAAACATCTTCTTCTTTCGATGATGTGGATACCGATTCTCTATCTTCGTTTGATGAAAATCATTCGATGGAGAAACAATACCATGAATTGAGCCATAGCTCGTCAACTACAAATAATTTAACGGTTCCTAAGTTACAAATAAATGATGGAAGTGAAGAACCTGAGGATATGGCTATGGACAGTCTACTTGTAATTCAAGAACCAGAGAAGGAAGCAAATAAAATTCCTTCAAAGAATATCGACATGAATTATACAGTTTCATGGAAACCTTTAGAAGGGCCAGAAAATCATAGGCGTGGTAGTTTAAAAAGTGAACCAAAAGTGTTAAATCAACCGAAATTATTAGATCAAAGTCCAGTGAAATTATTAGACATACATAATTTAGCCGAATTATCAGTACGAAAATCTTCTAGCGATATAAGTCTTTCAAGTACTGATTCGAATCGTGATATAACCGGAGCGGCACTCACTGAAACGGAATTGTCTGATTGGGCAAGAGATGAAAATGTTTCAGATGATTTAGATGATATGAAAATGGATGCAGATTTTGAtacaaatcgaaaaaaattaaaagaaccaaaatttaagaataaattattaatagcaTCAGCGAAAAATCCAAATTTAGATGATTTAAATATCGGACATGTTTGTGGTCGAGATTcgaaaatagattttaatacaATTCCAACTCATTTAGCTGATTTGGATAGTATTGAATTTATGGATACCGTTTCGGAggataataatgtttttgataatGTAACATCTGCCACAAATATGGCCATGCTTCGAAATCAAGGTTATGTCCAATTCGTGAATGTAGATAcacataatttacaattaacgTCAGgtaatagttatttaaaatctaataaCAATGAGGATATTAATCTAACATCTTCGGCTCGTAAACAGTTATTTACGAAACCagagaaaaataattctttgcATAGGAAAATTGATAAGGATGGTGGGGATGATATTTTAAGTAATCgttctaataaaaatagtttaaaaatgaatgaagaATGTAATATTAATGCCAAAGACAGTAAAATAAAGACTGAGGAGAATGTAGAAAATAGTAAAGAATATTTAGAACATGTAACAAGACTGCAAAATAAGATTACTGAATTTGGTAATGTGCGAGATTCAATCGATGTGCGAAAATCAAAAGGTAAAAGTAAGTCGTCGTTATCGTCATCACCGTCATCTAAATCAGACAATTCACCAAAACATAAAGAAACAACACCACCTCCACCCAGCCCCAAACAACAATTACATTTAAGCAcatcagaaaaattaaaagaaattaccAAAGAACGAGCAAAACAAAAGGATTTAATCCATGAAATGGTTATGAACAAACTAAAAGCCGAAAAAAAGTTACaatcaaatcgaaaaaaaagtattcaggATTCTAATAGTGCCGATAAAAAAGTAATCAAAAAGGATTTACCTCAGTTATCAACTTACACTCTACAAAAATCCACCACGGATACCGAATTATTCAGGAATTCACCAACAAggtcgaataaaaataaatcaccaGCGCCTTCTGGGGGTGGTTTAACAAAAAGTAGGGAAGATCTTAGTAGTCATAATACAATCATGAGAAAAAGTACGTCAGAACATACAGATATGTTAAATCCTAGACAATTTGAGAAACCACAAAGACATAGTGTTGTGTTTGAAACCGACGTAATTGAAAGTAATCCTCCAACATTTCATAGATCTTCATCAATTAACGAACATTTAATGTttacgataaaaaatatttcaacgaaCGATTCATCTTCGTCGCCATTGTTTTCATCGGAAGTAGTACCATCTTCATCATCGTCGAAAAAACCAAATCGAACGAAATCATTTAGTGAAATATCTAGAGAAGCACGTATTGGTATACAAAAATCAGTTTCGGGACATGGTTTAAGTGACTTAGTGCGTCGTAATCGTGATAGAAATTCGGCATATTTTAAATCCGAACCGTGTTTGGcggaaaaaaataatgaaagaaaaCCGGCGggtgaaaaacgaaaaagtattATTCAAGCAGTTagtaattttttccataaacgTAAAGAGGTGGAACCAATTGGAAAGTCATCACGGTCAAATTCAAGTCCTGGTGATAGTTCGTCTAAAGAACGATTTTCTCTGTTTCGTATATCACCAAAATCTAGAGATAAATCAAag aAACCATTGTCCTTTCGTAAAGAAAGTCCAACGAAAATGAGTAGAAAATCATATTCACCAAGAAGCCGCAGTTCTTCTATAGAAAAAGACGCACCACCAGTTCCGCCACTTCCACCATTAGAATACGTTTTAAATTCTTCACATCGAACTGGAG atgaaAGTCTTTCCGAAACGGATTTTCAAAGGGAACGTGCTTGGAGTTCAGATGCTTTAGATTTTTCTGAAACAGGAAGACTCTCAGTAGACGATTTAGATCAACGAAAACATATGCGAATGTCGCAACAAAAACG TTTACGGATTGCCcaagaaattcaacgaaaattaGAAGAAACTGAGGTGAAAACACGTGATTTAGAATCACGTGGTGTTGAATTGGAAAAAATTCTTCGAGGTGAAGATTCTTCGGCGGTAGAGAAAAAAGTTGATGAAAGTGCTTTATTAGCTGAATGGTTAACATTAATGCGTGAACTTGCCGCATTAAGACGTTATGAAAGGGAATTATTAGCAAGAGCTGAAGATCTTCGACTTGAAGAAAGACATTCAttacttcaaacaaaattacGTTCTTCCTCAGGGTCATCAAAAGGTCCTACCGAACAAGTTTCCGATAGTGCAATAATGGATCAGTTACTTGATATTAACGAAAAACGTGAATCACTTGCATTAATTCTAGAAAGAAATCATCAAAg GTATGTTAAAGAAGATAGTGATTTGGAGGCTTTAATGTTAGCAAAAGGGTTACAGTTAACGTCCTTTAAAAAATCGCCCagtaaataa